The Carnobacterium sp. 17-4 genome has a window encoding:
- a CDS encoding proline--tRNA ligase, with protein MKQSKLFIPTLRDVPNEAEVLSHKMLLRAGYIRQISSGVYSYLPLATRVLEKLKNIMREEFEKINAVEMLMPSLLPRELWEESGRYETYGEDLMTLQDRHGRDYLLGPTHEEAFTTLIRDEITSYKRLPLSLYQIQTKFRDEKRPRSGLLRGREFIMKDAYSFHDSFESLDATYQDFEKAYTRIFERCGLDFRNIIGDAGAMGGSNSKEFMALSDIGEDTIVYSDSSDYSANLEMATSFHMHKKSLENEKALEKVETPNSKTIVEVSEFLQVAPEKIMKSLLFIADEKPVLVIVRGDHEVNDVKLKNYLDAAFLELATDEETVNYLGVNAGSIGPVGISEEVRVLADVYVQDMVNAVAGANENGYHYLNVNLNRDSRVEDYIDLRFVQEGELSPDGQGVLKFAKGIEIGHIFKLGTRYSESMNATVLDNNGRSIPVVMGCYGIGVSRLLSAITEQQSSEEGLNWPRHLAPYELHLIPVNMKADDQVNLSNELYTSLQNAGFSVLLDDRNERVGVKFKDSDLIGMPIRITVGKKAQENIVELKLRKTGEALEVRTEELIDTLNILLSSI; from the coding sequence ATGAAACAATCAAAATTATTTATTCCAACTTTAAGAGATGTACCCAATGAGGCAGAAGTTCTTAGCCATAAAATGTTGTTAAGAGCTGGATACATTAGACAAATATCAAGTGGTGTTTACAGCTACTTGCCATTGGCAACGCGTGTATTAGAAAAATTGAAAAATATTATGCGTGAAGAATTTGAAAAAATCAATGCAGTTGAAATGTTGATGCCTTCACTATTGCCACGTGAACTATGGGAAGAATCCGGACGTTATGAAACATATGGCGAAGACTTGATGACATTACAAGACCGTCATGGACGTGACTATCTTTTAGGGCCTACTCATGAAGAAGCTTTTACAACTTTAATACGTGATGAAATTACTTCGTATAAACGGTTGCCGCTTTCTTTGTATCAAATCCAAACAAAGTTCCGAGATGAGAAACGTCCTCGTTCTGGTTTGTTAAGAGGAAGAGAATTTATTATGAAAGATGCTTACTCTTTTCATGATAGTTTTGAAAGCTTAGATGCAACTTATCAAGATTTCGAAAAAGCTTATACAAGAATATTTGAACGTTGTGGTTTGGATTTTAGAAACATTATTGGTGACGCTGGTGCAATGGGAGGCAGCAATTCGAAAGAATTTATGGCTTTATCGGATATCGGCGAAGACACGATTGTTTATTCAGATTCAAGTGACTATTCTGCAAACTTAGAAATGGCTACAAGTTTCCACATGCATAAAAAATCGCTTGAGAATGAAAAAGCTTTAGAAAAAGTTGAAACGCCAAATAGCAAAACGATTGTTGAAGTTTCTGAATTCTTGCAAGTAGCACCAGAAAAAATTATGAAGAGCCTCTTGTTTATAGCAGATGAAAAACCTGTTTTAGTTATCGTTCGAGGTGATCATGAAGTAAATGATGTTAAATTAAAAAACTATCTTGATGCTGCTTTCTTAGAGTTAGCAACAGATGAAGAAACAGTTAACTATCTTGGTGTAAATGCTGGTTCGATTGGCCCAGTTGGCATCAGTGAAGAAGTAAGAGTTCTTGCAGATGTGTATGTTCAAGATATGGTTAATGCTGTTGCTGGAGCGAATGAAAATGGCTATCATTATTTGAATGTTAATTTAAACCGTGATTCAAGGGTTGAAGATTACATTGATTTACGCTTTGTTCAAGAAGGAGAACTATCCCCTGATGGACAAGGAGTATTGAAATTCGCTAAAGGAATCGAGATAGGTCATATCTTCAAATTGGGAACTCGTTATTCAGAATCAATGAATGCTACGGTTTTAGATAATAATGGACGTTCTATACCAGTAGTGATGGGTTGTTACGGAATTGGTGTTAGTCGCTTACTTTCTGCTATTACAGAGCAACAATCGAGTGAGGAAGGTTTGAACTGGCCAAGACACTTAGCGCCATATGAACTACATTTGATTCCTGTTAATATGAAAGCTGATGATCAAGTTAACCTATCAAATGAGCTGTATACGTCATTACAAAATGCTGGTTTTTCAGTTTTATTAGACGACCGTAATGAACGTGTCGGGGTAAAATTCAAGGATTCAGATTTAATTGGAATGCCTATCCGAATTACAGTAGGTAAAAAAGCTCAAGAAAACATTGTTGAATTGAAACTTAGAAAAACTGGAGAAGCTTTAGAAGTACGTACCGAAGAACTAATCGATACATTAAATATTCTACTAAGTTCTATTTAA